One genomic region from Cardiocondyla obscurior isolate alpha-2009 linkage group LG19, Cobs3.1, whole genome shotgun sequence encodes:
- the LOC139109942 gene encoding uncharacterized protein, whose protein sequence is MHKHNNIKINVVFNGEFVANNKTANKSVCTKNCELFRSSDLQEWYESRIIEPILTSLDEFQERDSGWALSRIHNLMINVNKHNPLHAGCHVILPQEIKMKRAVINIQSADNACFAWSVVAALYPAEKHVDRIISYPHYATVLNLEGIEFPITMKHVKKFENLNNISINIYTIEKKKILPIQLTDKVRERHIHLLYTQRDNDVGHFSLIKNLSRLISSQLSKTKSKKYFCDR, encoded by the coding sequence atgcataaacataacaatataaaaattaatgttgtatttaatggtgaatttgtagctaacaataaaactgcaaataaaagtgtGTGCACAAAAAACTGTGAACTCTTTCGTTCAAGTGATCTACAAGAGTGGTACGAGTCACGCATTATCGAGCCTATTCTCACATCCTTGGATGAATTTCAAGAACGTGACAGCGGGTGGGCACTGtcgcgtatacataatttgatgataaatgtaaataaacacAATCCATTACATGCTGGGTGCCATGTGATATTACcacaggaaattaaaatgaaaagagctgtgataaatatacaatCTGCTGACAATGCATGTTTCGCATGGTCAGTGGTAGCCGCTCTATACCCAGCCGAGAAACATGTGGATCGAATAATATCATATCCACATTATGCAACAGTGTTAAATCTTGAAGGTATTGAGTTTCCAATAACTATgaaacatgttaaaaaatttgaaaatcttaataatatttccatcaacatatatacgattgagaagaaaaaaattctaccaatACAACTCACAGATAAAGTACGAGAGAGACACATTCATTTGTTGTACACACAGCGAGATAATGATGTTGgacatttttcattgataaaaaatttatcacgtcttATAAGTTCACAGCTTAGTAAAACAAagagtaagaaatatttttgtgatcggtaa
- the LOC139110238 gene encoding uncharacterized protein, with protein sequence MADILIIDDKPIFDNSIVKIETHTYNPYANTTFGYSDEIRIPIQQQDLYTLPCDSFLHIEGKIKIKKSDDKLTAALGNNCVAFMFDKIRYELNGVEIDSNRNVEITSTLKNYISLTSDNAVMLQNAGWSESSTTSEGFFNFCVPLRDSKLEPEIELHKIQWRMSHVILNEVNKLSMLRTLDSGRYLSMTFRSWDLYEYPLLQSTTKHSWAVKAATQLEKPRYVIFALQTDRKNVMSKKSTIFDDSYYGNSSYEAFCNVAAFLSYGPFVVIDCSRQNESIKSATVDVRLEFDCKENVPANTTAYCLILHDRIVEYSPLSNVVRKVL encoded by the exons ATGGctgatatattgattattgatgATAAGCCGATCTTTGATAatagtattgttaaaattgaaactcatACGTACAACCCATATGCTAACACAACGTTTGGATATAGTGATGAAATACGGATACCAATACAACAACAGGATTTGTATACGTTGCCATGTGACAGTTTTCTCCATattgagggaaaaataaaaataaaaaaatctgacGATAAGTTAACAGCTGCGCtaggaaataattgtgtagcgtttatgtttgataaaattcgTTATGAACTTAATGGTGTAGAAATTGATAGCAACAGAAACGTTGAAATAACTAgcactcttaaaaattatatatcgctaaCATCTGATAATGCTGTGATGCTGCAAAATGCTGGATGGAGTGAATCATCAACTACGTCAGaaggattctttaatttttgtgtacccctca gagattcgaaattagagccagaaattgaattgcataaaatacagTGGCGAATGTCTCATGTCATATTAAATGAggtcaataaattatccatGCTGCGAACTTTGGATAGTGGGCGATATTTAAGCATGacttttcgctcatgggatttGTATGAATATCCTCTTTTGCAAAGTACTACAAAACATTCTTGGGCCGTCAAGGCTGCAACGCAACTTGAAAAACCTCGATacgttatctttgctctgcaaaccgatcgcaaaaacgttatgtctaaaaaatcaaccatttttgatgatt CTTATTACGGCAACAGTTCTTATGAGGCTTTTTGCAATGTAGCAGCATTTCTATCATATGGACCATTTGTTGTTATCGATTGCTCTCGACAGAACGAGTCAATCAAAAGCGCCACTGTAGACGTGCGATTAGAATTTGATTGCAAGGAAAATGTTCCTGCAAATACAACCGCATATTGTCTTATTTTACACGATCGCATAGTTGAATATAGTCCACTGTCTAACGTTGTGCGCAAggtcttataa
- the LOC139109941 gene encoding uncharacterized protein, producing MNNNSELKNREIIAKKIAQTSNSIRKKYHAMKTGKMEEDIALERHFKPIVEPLKQIVENTVGNNEVESAISKNESYFPEKKDVLTPKQKRLITASPISLPEEKEESRSTPKRNRLINTSLISLLEEEKDESRLTPKRKRSNASSPITASTPIKSALKRSHTIPSTLNETPKFVQQRNFLSRERSHSHSIEDVFDTADEPLVTSIRQKLQTSEGWKTLQTHYGPLGQKYLGAVLSGKKSINIDSVYGVYFNDNGTMIGNKRVDLDKNDNILIDGKKYPGTVGLYELIFMRFPDESSYTDTDKENYKSILMATNAHKRDYNSQNQVKSNKGHKYKNIIAPVLSKKIGQGIPYAVTLNNNKIDYVHWDDPNELVDRLRLLEASRYAGHNAHDNEILSIIEELREVGLIIN from the coding sequence ATGAATAACAACAGTGAACttaaaaatcgagagataattgcgaagaaaattgctcaAACGAGCAATtcgattcgcaaaaagtatCATGCTATGAAGACGGGAAAAATGGAAGAAGATATCGCGTTGGAGCGACATTTTAAACCCATCGTTGAGCCTCTTAAACAGATTGTAGAAAACACCGTTGGAAACAACGAAGTTGAATCAGCCATATCAAAGAACGAATCGTattttccggaaaaaaaagatgtgttaacgccaaaacaaaaacgattaattacagCATCTCCAATATCATtacctgaagaaaaagaagaaagtagatcgacaccaaaacggaatcgattaataaatacatcgttgatatctttattggaagaagaaaaagatgaaagtaGATTGACGCCAAAACGGAAACGATCAAATGCATCGTCACCGATAACAGCATCGACTCCAATTAAATCAGCGTTAAAACGATCACACACCATACCGTCCACATTAAACGAGACGCCTAAGTTCGTGCAAcagcgaaattttttatccagGGAACGTTCACACTCACATTCCATTGAAGACGTTTTCGATACCGCAGACGAACCGCTGGTAACATCTATTCGACAAAAGTTGCAAACATCAGAAGGTTGGAAGACTCTTCAAACTCATTATGGACCGTTGGGACAAAAGTATTTAGGCGCTGTTTTGAGcggaaaaaaatctattaacatcgatagcgtttacggagtttatttcaacgacaaTGGAACGATGATTGGCAACAAGCGTgttgatttagataaaaatgataatatattgatagatggtaaaaagtatCCTGGAACAGTGGGACTTtacgaattgatttttatgagaTTTCCCGATGAGAGCAGTTATACTGAtaccgataaagaaaattataaaagtatactcATGGCAACGAATGCACATAAACGTGACTACAAttctcaaaatcaagtaaagagtaacaaaggtcacaaatataagaatataatcgctcctgtgctgagtaaaaaaattggacaaggtataccatacgctgtaacattaaacaataataaaatcgattatgttcattgggatgatccaaacgagctcgtagatcgtcttcgattgctcgAAGCCTCACGCTATGCAGGTcataacgctcacgacaatgagattttatcaattattgaggAACTTCGCGAAGTGgggcttattataaattaa